A genomic window from Elaeis guineensis isolate ETL-2024a chromosome 3, EG11, whole genome shotgun sequence includes:
- the LOC105040278 gene encoding LOW QUALITY PROTEIN: UDP-galactose/UDP-glucose transporter 3 (The sequence of the model RefSeq protein was modified relative to this genomic sequence to represent the inferred CDS: inserted 1 base in 1 codon) gives METRSGHGVGGLGRVLVLAFCVAGIWSAYITQGVLQETVSTKRFGPDGKRFEHLSFLNLAQNVVCFFWSFIMIKLWSSSSAGAAPWWSFWSASITNTIGPAMGIEALKYISYPAQVLAKSSKMIPVMVMGTLVYGIKYTIPEYICTFLVAGGVSAFALSKTSSKTISRLAHPNAPLGYALCFLNLAFDGFTNATQDSITARYPKTIAWDIMLGMNLWGTIYNVVYMFGWPHASGFKALQFCREHPEAAWDILLFCLCGAIGQNFIFLTISRFGSLVNTTITTTRKFVSIVVSSLLSGNPLSLKQWGSVVMVFXGLSFQIFLKWRKLQRMQKKTKDA, from the exons ATGGAAACCCGCAGTGGCCACGGCGTCGGCGGACTTGGGCGCGTCTTGGTTCTGGCATTCTGCGTCGCCGGCATCTGGTCCGCTTACATAACCCAAGGCGTCCTACAGGAAACCGT ATCCACCAAGCGATTTGGACCGGACGGGAAGCGGTTCGAGCACCTTTCCTTCCTGAATCTCGCCCAGAATGTCGTTTGTTTCTTCTGGTCATTCATAA TGATAAAGCTATGGTCGAGTAGCTCGGCAGGGGCCGCTCCATGGTGGAGCTTTTGGAGTGCGAGCATCACCAACACCATTGGTCCTGCGATGGGAATCGAAGCATTGAAGTACATTAGCTACCCAGCGCAG GTTCTCGCAAAATCCTCAAAAATGATTCCTG TCATGGTGATGGGGACTCTTGTTTATGGTATCAAATACACAATTCCAGAGTACATATGCACCTTCCTTGTTGCTGGAGGGGTATCAGCATTTGCACTTTCAAAG ACCAGCTCAAAGACCATAAGCAGGCTTGCTCATCCAAATGCTCCTCTTGGTTATGCACTCTGCTTTTTAAACTTGGCGTTTGATGGCTTTACGAATGCTACCCAGGATTCTATAACCGCTAG GTATCCAAAGACCATTGCGTGGGATATAATGCTGGGGATGAATCTATGGGGCACCATCTATAATGTTGTGTATATGTTTGGCTGGCCTCATGCAAGTGGTTTTAAGGCTCTGCAGTTTTGCAGAGAACACCCAGAGGCAGCATGGGACATCCTCCTCTTCTGCCTTTGTGGGGCAATCGGGCAGAATTTCATTTTCCTGACCATCAGCCGATTTGGCTCACTTGTCAACACTACCATCACAACCACCCGCAAGTTTGTGAGCATTGTGGTGTCCTCCCTGTTAAGCGGCAATCCCTTGTCCCTGAAGCAATGGGGAAGTGTCGTAATGGTAT TAGGTCTCTCCTTTCAGATCTTTCTCAAGTGGAGGAAGCTACAGAGGATGCAAAAGAAGACAAAGGATGCATGA